Within Metabacillus sp. KUDC1714, the genomic segment AAATGAGCCAAGATGGCCAGGCTGTGTATCAGTAGATGAAAAGGACAAAAAATGGCACACCGAAAACCAGCTGCCTTTATTTGCATGGTCATCACAGGCAGGGGGCTTTTTCACAGGGAGGTTCACACCAGAAAATCTTGAAAATAAAGAAATGGTCCGGGTCTATTATAATGAAGTAAACTGGGAACGCTATCGCCGAGCAGAAAAGCTAGCATGGAAAAAAGGAGTGACGACAAACCAAATAGCATTAGCATATGTCTTAAACCAGCCATTTCCAACATGTGCACTTATCGGACCAAGTAATATTGAAGAACTCCAATCAAGTATAGTAGCTAGCAATGTGACTCTTACTGTGGAAGAAATGGCAGAATTGGAGAATGGCTAAATAACAAAAACAAATAAAAACAACGATAAAAAGAAGAAACGTTAATATTCACACTAATTTCAACTATAATTGAATGGTTAGTGGTCCAGGTAGGGTATATGAAACTTACTCATTGGAACCATATGTTTAGCCTACATATATTCTTTATTGTGTATAGTTTCGTCCTACCGTTACACTTTAGGATAATAAAATGTAATATAGATTAAACTAATCACTACTTCTAGCATAACTCTAAAGTAGCATATTTCAAAAATACTAGCAGGGACCTATTCAAATTGATGAGTAGGTCTTTTTTTCTTTGGTATAGATCTTTTCGAACTTACAAAATAAAAATATGCCTCCCCATATGATACAATCGTGATGTTCATAATTATTTCTTGTCGAATTCGTGCTCATGCAATGTGTATAAAATCCCACAATTACCAAACCATTTACTATAAAGCATTTTAATGTAAAAGCCTTTATAACAGATGCGAAATGTCCTCAGGAAGGAGAAAGGCATTTGAACATACATTTAAACCATAAAATTATTATAGAAAAGTGCGGTTCCGCCTCCTTTAAAAGAGGGGATGCTTTTTATCGCGCAAATAAAATAACATTTGAATATTTCAGTCATGAGGGTTGTGAAGCAACGGTTTCAGGTACGGAAGATTTCTATGTAACCGTTGATCAGGAAAAAGGTGGAGATTTTCACACGAAATGTAGCTGTCCTAAGCTTGCTTCCTTTCAAAAGGATTGTCAGCATGTTGCCGCTGTTTTACTATCGATTTACGAACATCAGTGTAATGGAACTATTCCTATTAGTAGGAACAACAATCAGTCTGAGTCTACAAAAAATTCATCATTATCAAATGATTTATTGTCCCTTTTCAATGAACAGCCTTTAAGGGCAAGTGGCCATCAGCGCCACTTTGAAAACAGGCAAGTACTTGATACAGAGCTTTTATGTAAACCGGTTATTTTAGGTAAGGGACGTCATATGTTTGGAATAGAAATGAAGATCGGTCCAATTAATGTCCAAAATATTAGGGGATTTCTCGAGCATGTGAAGACTGGTAGACCATTCTTGCTTTCTAAGTTATTCACATACAATCCAAACCTTCATTGTTTTCAAAAAGAGACAGATGAAGTGATTAAACAGCTCATTCAAATAATTTATGATGAAAAAATGTATCTTGCGGCATTGCCTGAAACTGCAGATTATGTAAGTCATAATCATCTCTTAGTAATTCCTCCATCTTCTTGGGACAAGCTTTTTCCTTTACTTGAGAAAGCACCCTCGGCGAAACTAGAAAATGATGGGTATGTGTATGACGGTATTCATTTATCAAATGAGCCTCTATCCTTACAGTTTAATTTTGCTGATACAGAGAGTAAGGGATATCAGCTGAAGATCAAAGGAATGAATCAAATGGTTGTATTGGAATCATATCATTCTGTCCTTTCAGAAGGAAAACTAATAAAGCTTAAAAGTGAGGATTGCAAACGACTTTCACACCTAAAAGAGATGCTAGATGAATCAGGAACAAATCAAATTCCAATTCCTCAGGAGCAAGTTGGTGTTTTTCTTGATAAAGTGGTGCCAGGCTTAAAAAAAATTGGCCATGTCCAATTATCGGGAAGAATGCTTGAGCAGCTTGATAAGACACCGTTAATAGCCAAACTATTCTTAGATAGGGTGAAAAATCGTCTGCTTGCAGGATTGGAGTTTCATTATGAAAATGTGGTGATTAATCCATTGGAGAGTTTTTCTAAGCTCCAAGCAAGTTCTATTCTCATAAGGGATGTAGTGAAGGAAGAGGAGATTTTGCAGCTAATGGATAACAGTTCGTTTGCCAAGACGGACGGCGGATATTTTTTGCATAACGAAGAGCTGGAATATGAGTTTTTGTACCATGTTGTTCCAAAGCTCCAAAAGCTTCTCCAACTATATGCCACTACAGCAGTGAGAAACCGAATATTTACAGGAAATGCTCGTCCGAAGATCAGGATAAAGATGAAAAAGGAGAGAACGAATTGGCTTGAATTCAAATTTGAGATGGACGGAATTCCGGAGAAACACATTCGTGAAGTACTATTAGCTCTTGAGGAAAAGCGAAAGTACTACCGCTTAAGAAATGGATCGATCCTTTCGTTGGAAACAAGGGAGTTTGAAGAAATTAAACGTTTCATGAATGCACTTCCTGTACAGAATGAAGATCTAGAAAGTGGTTTGAATGTACCAATTATCCGAGGTTTACAGTTATTAGATTCAGTTGATGACAATTATACCTTTACGGTAGAGGAATCGTTTCGTCAGTTTTTAGAAAATATCAGAAATCCAGATAGATTGCAGTTTTCTGTGCCGAAAAGTCTGGAGCCGATATTACGCGACTACCAAATACATGGCTACAAATGGATGAAAACTCTTGCTCATTATGGATTTGGAGGAATCCTTGCAGATGATATGGGATTAGGGAAAACGCTGCAAAGTATTACATTTGTACGATCAGAGCTTGCTAACATCCGTGAAAAACAGCTTCCAGCTCTTATTATTTGCCCTTCATCTTTGACGTATAACTGGCTTAGTGAATTTATGAAATTTGCTCCTGATATACAAGCTATTGTCGTTGATGGTAATAAAACAGAACGGAGCGATATCCAGAAGAATGTAAAGGATATAGATGTAGTCATTACATCTTACCCATTGTTGCGAAGGGACATTAAATGGTATGAAAAACAAGCTTTTCACACTGTGTTTTTTGATGAGGCACAAGCCTTTAAAAACCCCGTTACTCAAACAGCAAAAGCGGTGAAGAAACTTCATGCAGATTATCGCTTTGCCCTAACAGGTACACCTGTAGAGAATTCGCTTGAGGAGCTGTGGTCGATTTTTCACGTTGTCTTTCCTGAATTATTCCAAGGATTAAAGGATTACAGTAACCTCACAAGAAAAACGATTGCTAGAAGGATCCGCCCATTTTTGCTTCGAAGGCTGAAAGAGGATGTCCTTTCAGAGCTTCCTGAAAAAAAAGAGTCGATCGAATTAGTAGACCTACTTCCTGATCAGAAGAAGCTTTACACTGCTTACTTGGCAAAACTAAGACACGACACGCTGAAACACCTTGATAAGGATACACTTCGGAAAAATAAAATCAAAATCCTCGCTGGTTTGACCCGATTACGACAGATTTGTTGTCATCCAGGCTTGTTTGTCGACGGCTATAAAGGAAGCTCAGCGAAATTTGAACAGCTACTGAAAATCGTAGAGGAATCAAAGCTTTCAGGAAGAAGGGTATTGATTTTTTCACAGTTTACGAAAATGCTAAATCTCATTGGTAGAGATTTAACTGCTAAAGGGAAACCATTTTTCTACCTTGATGGACAAACTCCTTCAGATGAGCGAGTGGAGATCTGTCAGCGGTTTAATGCAGGTAAACGTGATTTATTCCTCATTTCCTTGAGGGCAGGCGGAACAGGTCTTAATCTGACGGGTGCCGATACTGTTATCCTCTACGATATTTGGTGGAATCCAGCAGTTGAAGAGCAAGCAGCAGATCGTGCCCATCGCTTTGGCCAGAAAAATGTGGTGCAAATCATCAAACTTGTTGCCAAAGGCACAATCGAAGAAAAAATGAATGAACTTCAAGAGAAAAAACGCCATCTTATTGAAGAAATCATCGATTCCAAGGAGAAAAACTCATCTACTCTTACTGAAGAAGATATTCGCGAAATATTAATGATATAAAATGTTTATAAAACCTCCTAGTATTTTAGGAGGTTTTCATCAAGATATTCACATAAAACATAGAAATTCTAAAAGGCATTAAAACAGGGAAATTACATTCCCGTTTCTCCATCGTCATAGTTTAATTGCCATTGAATGCCAAACTTATCTGTTACATTGCCGTAGCATTTGCTCCAGAATGTTTCCTGCAGCTCCATGCCTACATTACCGCCATCTTTCAATTTATTAAATGCAGATTTAATTTCGTCCAAGTTTTTACTAACAATTGCAAGGCTTATATTATTTCCTTCAACGAATGGCATACCTGGGAAAGTATCAGAAAACATAATTGTGCTTCCGCTAATCGTAAGTCGTGTGTGCATTACTAAATTTTTTGCTTCCTCTGGAAGAGGATAATCTGGATTTTGCGGTGAATCTCCAAAGGTCGAAATTTGTGGTTGTTCAGTTCCAAAAACCTCTGCGTAAAACTCTACTACTTCTCGACAGTTACCATTAAAACTTAGATACACTTCAACAGCCATTTGCTTCACTCCTCAATTAAATCGCTAAACATTGTTAAATGCCACTCTTTCATTGTAGCCTATTAACGAAAATTAATAATAGTTATTTTTTTAAAAAAGAAAACGAAAAGTATGAGGGAAAAAAGTGAATAAACAACGATATAAGGTCAATTCTATATACATAGTAAACATTGATATAAAGGAGATTACAGCGCGTGAAGCCATATGAAATAAAAAATATGATTATTGATGACGAGTTTGATGGTGAAGAATTCGTGACAGCCGATATTACTCACAATCAGAAGGATTATAGTATTACATTTAAAAAAGCCGATCTTGAAATCATAAATACCTGGATTTTTGAGAATGGTTCCTCTCTTCCTGCAAATTTATCAGATACGATCATTGAATCAATAAGAGAAGATGTTAAAAAGAAAATCTAGGTTTTTGTACTAGATTTTTTTGTTTTAGTCAGAAGAACTTTACTGCTAAAGTGGCGATGAATAGTTAGGGGATTAAATGTTTTACATTGGTTAGATTTTTCGAGAGAATAAAGGTAAGATATAATAATATTTAGTCTTAGTAATAACAAAAAGATAATGAGGTAGGAAAAAACAATGATTGCAAAAACAGAAGAGGATTTTAATGGTTTAAAGGAAATTGGTAAGATTGTAGCCGAGATTAGAGATGAAATGGTACAGAAAACAATACCGGGAATAACAACAAAGGAGCTTGATGACATAGCCGCTAGGCTTTTCGAGAAGGCAGGTGCTGTATCAGCTCCAAAGGGCGAATACGATTTCCCAGGCTACACATGCATAAGCGTAAATGATGAAGTGGCACATGGAATACCAGGAAAGCGAGTGATTGAAGCAGGTGATCTTGTAAATATTGATGTTTCTGGCTCGAAGAATGGGTATTTTGCAGATACAGGCATCTCGTTTGTGGTAGGAGAAGGTGATGAAGTTTTAACGAAAATATGTGACGTTGCGAAAAAGGCCTTTGAAGCAGGCCTTGAGAAAGCAAAACCAGGCTCCAAGAAAAGTAGAATTGGAAAAGCTGTCTTCCAAACTGCGAAGCAACACGGATTTACTGTCATTAAAAATCTTACAGGACATGGTATAGGGAGAACAATACACGAAGCACCTGACCATATTTATAATTATAATGATACATGGGATGATGAAATATTAAAGGAAGGTATGGTTATCGCATTCGAACCATTTATCTCTAACCTTGAAGAGGAAGTATTTCAAAAAGATGACGGTTGGACATATGCTACAGAAAAAAGCTATGTTGCCCAATTAGAACATACCATTATCCTTACGAAAAATGGTCCAATTATTTTAACACTGTAAATAAAAGCTGAAAAAGACTCGGTTATATGAGTCTTTTTTTGTTGTTTGTCAATCAGCATCCGATAAACAAAGAATTAGTCAATTCATATTACCTGCTTTCCAGATTTTTACGATTTGTAGCTTGTGGGGGTTTTTCTAACCAACCTCGATTTACCATAATCGAAAATCCCGATTCGGCATAAAGTAATATTTCTCCAATGACTTTACTATAAAAAGTTGACAAATCAGCTCTCATTGACATTGAGAGGGCATGGCCAATAAGTGTAATATCTATCGAGTTTAAAAAATGAAATAATGACATAACAAGTTTATCTGAAAACGGTGAAATCGTTGAATCTGTTACTTCCATACTGACGGAAATTATGCCTAGAAAATCTTCTTTTTGCAAAATCTCGTTAAAAAAGTTTATCTGTTTTTCAGAAATTCTTTTGCCATCTTTTATAAAGTTTTTAATTTCCTTGTCTTTAACCACTTGAATTAAACCTAAACAGAATAAAATCGAAAAGTAATTACGCTCAATGTTAAAAAAGATTTCTGTAAGCTCAACAGCGTTTAATGTTCTTTTTTGCCCGATAAAACCTGAAATATAAGACTTTTTTTGTATGTATTCTATCTTTTTTGGATAGCTAATTTTAGGAGGTCTGTCATAAATCCCCTTTGATAACATCATCGTAGTAGCATCTGTATAAAGC encodes:
- a CDS encoding DEAD/DEAH box helicase, whose product is MNIHLNHKIIIEKCGSASFKRGDAFYRANKITFEYFSHEGCEATVSGTEDFYVTVDQEKGGDFHTKCSCPKLASFQKDCQHVAAVLLSIYEHQCNGTIPISRNNNQSESTKNSSLSNDLLSLFNEQPLRASGHQRHFENRQVLDTELLCKPVILGKGRHMFGIEMKIGPINVQNIRGFLEHVKTGRPFLLSKLFTYNPNLHCFQKETDEVIKQLIQIIYDEKMYLAALPETADYVSHNHLLVIPPSSWDKLFPLLEKAPSAKLENDGYVYDGIHLSNEPLSLQFNFADTESKGYQLKIKGMNQMVVLESYHSVLSEGKLIKLKSEDCKRLSHLKEMLDESGTNQIPIPQEQVGVFLDKVVPGLKKIGHVQLSGRMLEQLDKTPLIAKLFLDRVKNRLLAGLEFHYENVVINPLESFSKLQASSILIRDVVKEEEILQLMDNSSFAKTDGGYFLHNEELEYEFLYHVVPKLQKLLQLYATTAVRNRIFTGNARPKIRIKMKKERTNWLEFKFEMDGIPEKHIREVLLALEEKRKYYRLRNGSILSLETREFEEIKRFMNALPVQNEDLESGLNVPIIRGLQLLDSVDDNYTFTVEESFRQFLENIRNPDRLQFSVPKSLEPILRDYQIHGYKWMKTLAHYGFGGILADDMGLGKTLQSITFVRSELANIREKQLPALIICPSSLTYNWLSEFMKFAPDIQAIVVDGNKTERSDIQKNVKDIDVVITSYPLLRRDIKWYEKQAFHTVFFDEAQAFKNPVTQTAKAVKKLHADYRFALTGTPVENSLEELWSIFHVVFPELFQGLKDYSNLTRKTIARRIRPFLLRRLKEDVLSELPEKKESIELVDLLPDQKKLYTAYLAKLRHDTLKHLDKDTLRKNKIKILAGLTRLRQICCHPGLFVDGYKGSSAKFEQLLKIVEESKLSGRRVLIFSQFTKMLNLIGRDLTAKGKPFFYLDGQTPSDERVEICQRFNAGKRDLFLISLRAGGTGLNLTGADTVILYDIWWNPAVEEQAADRAHRFGQKNVVQIIKLVAKGTIEEKMNELQEKKRHLIEEIIDSKEKNSSTLTEEDIREILMI
- a CDS encoding VOC family protein gives rise to the protein MAVEVYLSFNGNCREVVEFYAEVFGTEQPQISTFGDSPQNPDYPLPEEAKNLVMHTRLTISGSTIMFSDTFPGMPFVEGNNISLAIVSKNLDEIKSAFNKLKDGGNVGMELQETFWSKCYGNVTDKFGIQWQLNYDDGETGM
- the map gene encoding type I methionyl aminopeptidase, which translates into the protein MIAKTEEDFNGLKEIGKIVAEIRDEMVQKTIPGITTKELDDIAARLFEKAGAVSAPKGEYDFPGYTCISVNDEVAHGIPGKRVIEAGDLVNIDVSGSKNGYFADTGISFVVGEGDEVLTKICDVAKKAFEAGLEKAKPGSKKSRIGKAVFQTAKQHGFTVIKNLTGHGIGRTIHEAPDHIYNYNDTWDDEILKEGMVIAFEPFISNLEEEVFQKDDGWTYATEKSYVAQLEHTIILTKNGPIILTL
- a CDS encoding DUF3231 family protein — encoded protein: MIKHNIGLTSAEIGGLWEAFFQETMSVCLLKYFLHHIKDEEIKIVLTKALDFSHLNIKKIKEIYSKENIPLPDGFSEKDIDLSAPPLFNEPFALSYVYIMSRMGMINYAFITANIARSDILSFFTNALAQVTELYTDATTMMLSKGIYDRPPKISYPKKIEYIQKKSYISGFIGQKRTLNAVELTEIFFNIERNYFSILFCLGLIQVVKDKEIKNFIKDGKRISEKQINFFNEILQKEDFLGIISVSMEVTDSTISPFSDKLVMSLFHFLNSIDITLIGHALSMSMRADLSTFYSKVIGEILLYAESGFSIMVNRGWLEKPPQATNRKNLESR